Below is a genomic region from Zavarzinella sp..
ACGCTCTACAAGGCGGGAAGCCACCATGCAGGCATCAGCAAACTGACCTTTGCCATAAAGATCACGCACGTTTGCTGGTTCCTTATTGATGTCAAACGCCTCCACAGCTGATGTCTGCATTCGAAAAGCGATTTCCAAAGATTGAATACGTGCTTCCAGTTTCGGGTCTCGATCGTTTGATTCCAGGTGCATCTGATTGAGTTGCTGCAAAAGATCCAACTGATCCCGTTGCGTCTGCTCTCCTAACTGGCCGTTCTGGATATGGCGGATAATGTTCTTCGGATCCAGTCGGCTGTTGTTGATATGGCAGCCCTGGTAAATCCCAGGTAAAAAGCGATTGCCCCACAGTGCGGGACCAACGACAGGACTTCCCGGGCATAGCACTACAAAACCGGGCAGATTCTGGTTTTCGCTTCCCAAGCCGTAGAGCAGCCACGATCCCATGCTGGGGCGCAGGGGTTGTGTATTGCCGGAAGTCATCATTAGCAGCGATGGTTCGTGGTTGGGCACATCGGTGTGCATCGAGCGAATGACGCACAGATCGTCTGCACAGTATTTCGCCAGATTCGGATAGATATCGCTGATTGGGAGGCCGGATTTCCCAGACTTTTTGAACTGGTAGGGAGACTTCATTAGCCCACCGGTACGGCGCTCTGTCTTTTTATCCGATGCGGGCGGCTTCTTTCCATGGTATTTTTCCAGTTCCGGCTTGG
It encodes:
- a CDS encoding DUF1501 domain-containing protein; translation: MLAKTGTGLGMLGLASVLADEAQAGTNPLAEKRTHFPARAKHVIHLFMNGGPSQVDTFDPKPELEKYHGKKPPASDKKTERRTGGLMKSPYQFKKSGKSGLPISDIYPNLAKYCADDLCVIRSMHTDVPNHEPSLLMMTSGNTQPLRPSMGSWLLYGLGSENQNLPGFVVLCPGSPVVGPALWGNRFLPGIYQGCHINNSRLDPKNIIRHIQNGQLGEQTQRDQLDLLQQLNQMHLESNDRDPKLEARIQSLEIAFRMQTSAVEAFDINKEPANVRDLYGKGQFADACMVASRLVERGVRMVQIYHGGGQPWDSHGDLEKSHRNLASQSDMAIAGLIRDLKRKGMLEDTLILWGGEFGRTPTTEGKDGRDHNNHGFSVWLAGGGVRGGMAYGATDEFGFAAVENKVHVHDLHATILHLMGLDHTKLTYRYSGRDFRLTDVHGEVVKAIIA